ATTCGCCGAGCCGACGCGCGATCCCGCCGGCGAACGCGGAACATACCGCCGCGATCAGTAGGAAGCCGGAGATAGCGAGGGCGATCTCCGCGGGAGAGAGGCCGAGGAACTGCAGATACAGCGGGCGGAAAAGCGCCATCGCGTACAAGGTGATCCCCAAGAACACCTCGAGGCCAATCAGGAGGGCGACGCCCTCGCGTCGGCGCACGATTCGCAGACCCTGTCGCAGCTGCGCCGCGTACGTCGGCTCCGTCGTCCGCGCCACGTTCGGCTCCGCGAACGTCAGGGCGACCGCGACGGCCGCGAGGTTCAGCGCCGCGCCGACGAACAGCGTGAGCCGGATCTCCCCGACCGCCTGGACGAATAGGCCACCCGCGAACGCGCCCGCGGCGTTCGAAACGAGTTGGATGGTCGTGTTCCGTCCGATGTACCGCGGGAACTCCGACTCGTGGCCAGCCTCGAGGAGCGCGTCGTACAGATACGCGGACGTCCCGATCGAGAACGCGGCGCCCAGCGACCAAACGACGTTCGCGATAACGTACCCGGCGAAGCTCATCCCGAGGCCGTATCCCAGGATCCCGGCGGACCGGATCGCCTCGCTCAGGACGATCGTCCGCTTCCGGCCGACGCGGTCCGCCATCACGCCGACCGGCAGCTGGAACGCGAGCATGCCGAGCCAGAACGCGACGTCGACGAGGGTGAACTCGAAGTCCGACCCGACGTTGCCGCGGATCCAGAGCGTCCAGAACGGGATCCAGAGGGCGAACGACGAGGCGCCCGTGTACGCGTAGAAGCGGCGGACCCGACGCGCCAGTTCCGTCACGTCGCCGCCTCCCGGGGAACCGACGAAACTGGACCCCTATTAGACGTTGGTGCCGCGGGCCGTCAGGTTGCCCGCCTCCGGCAGCGACCGGCGTCCTTAACCATCGGGACGGCGCAAAGACTTACAAAGCAACCGCGTGTTCCGCGGGGCGCCAGCCGATGGACAAGCTCATCATCACGGTCGCGCCAACGGGGTCCGTTCCGCGGAAGAAGGACACCCCTCACGTGCCCGTGACTCCGGACGAGATCGCGGAAACCGCGTATCGATGCGAGCAGGAAGGCGCCTCCATCATCCACGTCCACTGCCGGGACGACCAAGAGCGACCCACGTCTCGATTCGACATCTTCAAGGAGACGGTCGAAAAGATCCGGAAGCGCACGAAACTCATCGTGATGACGTCGACGAGCGGCATCGCCGGGGTGACCGACGCGGACCGCGCGGCGCCGCTGCAGACGAATCCGGAGATGGGGAGCCTGACGACCGGCTCCCTGAATTTCGCGGGCCGCAAACCGTCGGTCGTCTACGTAAACTCCGTCGAGACGGTCCAGTTCCTCGCGAAGACGATGGTCGATCGGGGCATCAAGCCGGAGATCGAGGCGTTCGACGTCGGGTTCATCCAGCAGGGCAAGGGGCTGATCGAGATGGGCCTCGTGAAAGAACCCGCGCACTTCCAGCTCGTGATGGGCGTGGACGGCGGCATCCCCGCGACCCCCGAGAACCTCGTCCACATGGCGAATCAGCTCCCGCCCCGCTCGACCTACGTCGTCGCGGGCATGTCGCGGATGCAGCTGCCCATGACGACTCTGGCCATCGTAATGGGCGGACACGTCCGGGTCGGCCTCGAGGACAATCTCTATCTGAAGAGGGGCGTCCTCGCGCGCAACGAGGAACTCGTGGCTCGCGCGCGGCACCTGGCCGACGATCTGCAGCGGGAAGTCGCGACGCCGGACGAGGCCCGGCGGCTCATGGATCTCGCGCCGCGGGGATAGTCACGCGGCCGGCAGTGCGTCGTCCATCGCCTCAATCGTGTGGCGAATCGCGGCGTCGTCGTGCGCCGTCGATAGGTAGAACGGCTTCGTCGGCTTGACGAAAATCCCTCGTTCGAGCAAGGCGAGGTCGAGGGCCTTTCGTTTCTTCGAGTCCTCGCGGAGTGTGTCGCGATAGGTTCGGATGGTGCCGTCGACGAAGAGGATCGAAAAGACGGTGCCGACCAACGGAACGCGGGCGGGGACGCGGTGTTGTTCGAAGAGCCGCTCGATTCCGGAGGCCAGTTTCCGGCTCTCCGCGAGGACGCCTTCGAAAGCCCCTGGCGCCTCGAGCTCATCGAGCGTCGCCATCCCGGCCGCCATCGCCAGCGGATATCCGGCGAACGTGCTGCTGTGGAAGAATTCGCCCGACCGGGGATCGGCGAGGTCGAGGATGTCCGAGCGACCGAGGAATGCACCGCACGGGAGGCCGCCACCGATGATCTTCCCCAGGCACGTGAGGTCCGGTGTGACGCCGAACGCGTGCTGGGCGCCTCCGAATGCGACGCGGAAGCCGCTCATGACTTCGTCGAAAATCAGCGGGATGTCGTTTCGAGCCGTGATCTCCCGAACTCCTTTCAAGAACTCCGGATCGGGAGCGATGTACGATCGCTCGACCGGCTCCATGATGACGCATGCAAGGCGATTCGCGTGATCTCGGATCCGCGCCTCGGTCTCGGCGAGATCGTTGAAAGGGAGCACGAGCGTGTTCTCGAGCACATGGTCCGGGGTGCCGCGCGATCCGGAAACCGGGCGCAGTCCGCGCTCCGTCTCCGCTTTCGATGGCGCGTGGCTCACAAGGAACTCGTCGACGCCGCCGTGATAGTGCCCTTCGAACTTCGCGATCATCGGCCGCTGGCGGTACGCCCGCGCGGCGCGCACGGCGTGGACGGTCGCCTCGGTCCCCGACACCGTGAAACGCAGCTTCCCGTCCGGACGAAAAATCTGCAAGAGGCGTTCCGCGTACGTCGCCTCGAGCTCGTGCGGCGTCCCGAACATGGTCGTGCCCGCACTCTGTAGGGAATCGCGAATCGCCTTCATGACACGCGGGTGACCATGGCCGAGGACGAGAGGGCCGAACGAGAGACAATAGTCGACGTACTCGTTCCCGTCGAGATCCCAGAGACGGCAGCCCTTCGCCTTGCTCATGGCAACCGGGTACGGATCGAAGTACTTGACCCCGGCCGTCACGCCACCGGGCATCGAACGACGGGCTCGGGCCGCATACGTCCGGGATGCTTTCGTCCGAGCCGCGAACCCGGACCCTTCTGCTGTGGTCATCGGCTCCGAGGCCATCGGCTCGCGGCCGATATAATCTTCGTCGAACGGCTCCGTCCCCGGAGGTTAGCAAAGAGATATCCGCCGCCCGACGCCCACGATCGGCAATCTAGGAACCCGCGAAAGCTCTGCAAAAACCGTTCCACAAACATGATGCCACCCATCTATCGTGCGGCAGGACACGATTAAGGAGAGGATACGCCGTGAAATGGAAAGTGACAGGAATCGCGCTTGTGTCTACGTTTTTGATCGGTCTCGCCTTGGCACCGCCGGCCCTCGCGTCGAGCGTCCATCTCAAGGGGGGTTCCCACGCGGAGCCGTCGTTCTTCGACGGCGGCCTCACCTTGAGCGCTTCGGGCGAACTGTCGGGTCTCGGGTTTGAGGACGTGCTCGTCAAGCTGACCGCCGTGGGAAACCCGACGGCGACGTGCACGAACCCAGGCAGCGACACGCACGAGCCGCCAGGGCAGAACCCAGCGCCGATCACGGTCACCGGGAGCGAACCGATTCCGAAGAGCGAGATCAAGAACGGCAACACGCCGTTTGCGGTCACGACGCAGTCGCCAACAACGCCGGTTCCGGGAGCGCCGGATTGCTCGAACCCGAATTGGATTGAGGACATCACGGACATGGCGTTCACGAGCGCCACGATCACCGTGGAGCAGCCACCCGGGACGGTCGTCCTGACCGTGAGCTGCACGTTCAGTTCGCCAACGTCGGACGGATCTGTGCCGAGCTCGGGCGTTACCTGCACGAGCAGCTAGGCCTCGAACCAGACCGGATCAACGGGGGCACCGAGGGGTGCCCCCCCTTTTGCCGAGGGACGGCTCCGCAGGGTCCAACTCCGCCCCGATGGGCGCTCGAAAGCGATAGGCATCAATAGGAACGGGTATCGGGTCCACCGTGCCGTTGCTCACTGGGGGCGGCCGGCCCAAGAAATTCTTCGATCGGTTGGCGAGCCGATACGATCGGATCAACGCGCGAATCTACAGGGGGGAATGGCTCGACCGCGTCCGGCTGGCAATCCGAGGGAAGCGCGTCCTGGATGTCGGCGTGGGAACCGGTTTCACGACGAATCACCTCGATGAAGCGGTGGGGATCGACCTCTCGCGCGAGATGCTCCGCCGCGCCCGATATCGAGGCCACCTGGTCCAGGCCGATTTCATGCGCCCCCCGTTCCGAGGGCCCACGTTCGACTCGATCGTGTTCGCAGGGTCGTTCTACTACCTCCCGAGCGCGCCCGTGGGGGCGGCCATCGCGGCGGAGCTGCTACGGCCCGAAGGTCGCGTGATCATCTTGTCTCCCGCCACTCTCCTCCTCGCGGCTTTCGTGCCGATCTACACGGAATCGGACTACCGCGAGTTGATGGCTCGCGCGGGGCTCCGCCTCCTTTCGTACGAACGACTTAACTGGGCCGCGTGCCTCGTCATCGCGGAGAAGCCGTAGTTTCCTTCTTGTGAATCGGGCACGGCTTCCCGGCCTTGCAGAACCGGCACTTCTCCGGTTTCATGACGGGAAGGGGCTTGATCATCCGACCGTATTTGCGACGCGGCGTATCGGTACCATCCTCCGTCTCGGACCTCACACCGCTTGCA
This genomic stretch from Thermoplasmata archaeon harbors:
- a CDS encoding class I SAM-dependent methyltransferase; this encodes MPLLTGGGRPKKFFDRLASRYDRINARIYRGEWLDRVRLAIRGKRVLDVGVGTGFTTNHLDEAVGIDLSREMLRRARYRGHLVQADFMRPPFRGPTFDSIVFAGSFYYLPSAPVGAAIAAELLRPEGRVIILSPATLLLAAFVPIYTESDYRELMARAGLRLLSYERLNWAACLVIAEKP
- a CDS encoding glutamate-1-semialdehyde 2,1-aminomutase encodes the protein MTTAEGSGFAARTKASRTYAARARRSMPGGVTAGVKYFDPYPVAMSKAKGCRLWDLDGNEYVDYCLSFGPLVLGHGHPRVMKAIRDSLQSAGTTMFGTPHELEATYAERLLQIFRPDGKLRFTVSGTEATVHAVRAARAYRQRPMIAKFEGHYHGGVDEFLVSHAPSKAETERGLRPVSGSRGTPDHVLENTLVLPFNDLAETEARIRDHANRLACVIMEPVERSYIAPDPEFLKGVREITARNDIPLIFDEVMSGFRVAFGGAQHAFGVTPDLTCLGKIIGGGLPCGAFLGRSDILDLADPRSGEFFHSSTFAGYPLAMAAGMATLDELEAPGAFEGVLAESRKLASGIERLFEQHRVPARVPLVGTVFSILFVDGTIRTYRDTLREDSKKRKALDLALLERGIFVKPTKPFYLSTAHDDAAIRHTIEAMDDALPAA
- a CDS encoding MFS transporter; protein product: MTELARRVRRFYAYTGASSFALWIPFWTLWIRGNVGSDFEFTLVDVAFWLGMLAFQLPVGVMADRVGRKRTIVLSEAIRSAGILGYGLGMSFAGYVIANVVWSLGAAFSIGTSAYLYDALLEAGHESEFPRYIGRNTTIQLVSNAAGAFAGGLFVQAVGEIRLTLFVGAALNLAAVAVALTFAEPNVARTTEPTYAAQLRQGLRIVRRREGVALLIGLEVFLGITLYAMALFRPLYLQFLGLSPAEIALAISGFLLIAAVCSAFAGGIARRLGEFGTIALMVALASAAFVAMFGAGRWAAAVLFQIPIYVVWSLQPALTTAFLNRRLEPGQRATVLSMGSFAYTLGIVILEPLVGLLTTATELVNLGLFLGAVTVVPCSYILVRWRTTVTPWPAVTPLPSRLLVGARVSRFHRLFERLSRLRP
- a CDS encoding 3-keto-5-aminohexanoate cleavage protein, whose protein sequence is MDKLIITVAPTGSVPRKKDTPHVPVTPDEIAETAYRCEQEGASIIHVHCRDDQERPTSRFDIFKETVEKIRKRTKLIVMTSTSGIAGVTDADRAAPLQTNPEMGSLTTGSLNFAGRKPSVVYVNSVETVQFLAKTMVDRGIKPEIEAFDVGFIQQGKGLIEMGLVKEPAHFQLVMGVDGGIPATPENLVHMANQLPPRSTYVVAGMSRMQLPMTTLAIVMGGHVRVGLEDNLYLKRGVLARNEELVARARHLADDLQREVATPDEARRLMDLAPRG